Within the Bacteroidales bacterium genome, the region TTGGCAGGTTATGGAGAAATATTCTATCGTAATACTCAGTCTTCAGGAGTTATTCCGCAAATTTCTGTTATTCTAGGGCCTTGTGCCGGAGGTGCTGTTTACAGTCCGGCATTAACCGATTTTGTTTTTGTGGTTGAGAAGATTTCTAAAATGTTTATTACCGGTCCTGAAGTTATCAAAACAGTATTAGGTGAAGAAATTTCTATGGAAGCTCTTGGTGGAGCAAGAGTTCATGCCGAGAAAACTGGCAATGCTCATTTTTATGCCGAAAGCGAGCAAGAGTGTTTTGATCAGATAAAACAACTTTGTACTTATATTCCTTGGAACAATACTAAAAAAGCTGATAGTTTCCCAAAGAAGCCACCTAAAACACGTTTATATAAGATTGACGATATAATGCCGAGTGACCCTCGCCAGCCTTATGATGTTCGTCATATTATTAAATCTTTGGCTGATGATTCCGAATTTTTTGAAGTTCAGGCACTTTGGGCAGCAAATATTGTTATTGGTTTTGCTCGTATTGATGGTCAGACAGTTGGTATTATTGGAAATCAGCCACTTGTTTTGGCAGGTGTATTAGATGTAGATTCCTCTGATAAAGCTGCTCGTTTTATCCGCTATTGCGATGCATTTAATATTCCACTTTTAACTTTGGTCGATCTTCCGGGTTATTTGCCCGGTGTAGATCAGGAGCATGCAGGAGTAATTCGTCATGGTGCAAAAATATTATATGCTTATTCCGAAGCAACAGTGCCTAAATTAACTGTTATTATGCGTAAAGCATATGGTGGAGGATATATTGCTATGTGTTCTCATCATTTACGTGCCGACTTTGTTTTTGCTTGGCCAATGGCCGAAATTGCTGTTATGGGTCCTGAGGGTGCTGCAAATATTATCTTCAGAAATGAAATTAAAAATGCAAAAGATCCTGATAAAATTCGTCAAGAAAAGATAGAAGAGTATAAACAAAAGTTTGCTAACCCGTATGTAGCCGCTGCTTATGGATATGTTGATGCTGTTATTGAGCCATCCGAAACACGTAAGATGTTGATACATGCTTTGGAAATTTCTTCTTCCAAATCAGTTGTTATTGCAGATAAAAAACATGGTGTTCCACCATTTTAATCTTTAGATTATGGCTAAGAGAAAAAAGAAGATTAAAAAGGTAAATGCTGAAGAGAAATTTGATGCGTTTTATATCGAGAATTCAGTGTACTATACTCGTATCCCCGATTCATACAAAAATCGAGAGAGTTATAAGCCGCTTAATACTAAGGTCTTATTAGCATTTATTCCGGGTACTATTCGTGAAATGCAAGTGAAAGTTGGAGATGCTGTTATACGTGGAAATAGACTGATGATTTTAGATGCTATGAAGATGAATAATGAAGTTAAATCTTTTGTAGATGGAAAAGTAAAGGCAATCCATGTAAAAGATGGTGATATGGTGAGGAAAAATCAACTTTTAATTGAATTTGAATAAAAGAAAACTAAACTAAACAACTTCTTTATTTAAAGCGTATTTATAGTTCTGCTGTATATACTTTTTCGTTATGACGAACGTTGTGAAATATCTGACTAAAATAGAGAAATATATTTTTCGATAAGGAGGTATTAATCTTATCTTGTTGATAATAAATGCTATAGTTGTAAACTTAACCCGTTTTAAATAACTCTTACTCCTGTCTTTTATATTTCTCTATTGTTTTATAGAATTTACTTGGAGAAACATTTTCCATCATTTTAAAAACGCGTAGAAAGGAGCCGTAGGAATTAAATCCTGAGTCAATAGCAATTTGCTCAAAATTAGATACTGTTTCTTTTTCTTTAGCTTGAGTAATAAGCTTTTTAGCTTCTTGTATACGGTAGGAATTAATTAAGGACCGGAAATTCATACCAAATTGCTTGTTAATCTCTGCCGATAAATAGGTGCGATTGGTTTTAAAAGTATTGCACAAATGGTAAATATTGATATCTGAATTTAAATATATTTTGCTTCTCATTAAATAGTCTTCTATATCTTTTTTCAATATTCGAACATCTTCTTTGAAATTTTCTGTTTTGACAATTTCTGCTGTATTGTACACCTCTTTCTGACGAAATCCATATAAACCCAAGATGTAGAAAAATGCTCCAAATGTAAAATAAGATACAGCTATTAATAACTCATGTGATGCTAAATTATTATTTCGCATATAATGAATAACAATATTTAATATAGCTACGCCAAACAATAAAAATCCTATGCCTTTCACCCAATTCAACTCTTTGGTATAATCGGTTGGAAAAATATTTAATATCAGAACTCTGTATTTTGAATAGCATCGACTAATCAAAATCAGATAAAAAATGGAGGATAAAAGATAATATAAGCGTCCGAAACCAAAAAAGTAATAACCAAATACAAATTTACTCCCCTCTAATAGTTTTCCATTTAGTAAATTTATCATAAATCGCTTTTCCTCTTCATCATTCATCCATATTTTGCTGATAATTAAATAGATGATAGATAGTAGTATAGGCATGGCATAATGAATAAAATATTTCCAATTATATTCTACTTTTTCTGCTGTGATTGTACGGAAATAAAGATAAAAGAGAGGAAATAGTAAAGGTACTGCCAAGGCTTGAATAGGAAATAAGACGGTATAGAAATCGAGATGACCCTGAAATTTAGCATAGGTCATAATATAAACAAAACTTGCTGCTGCCATCAAAAGCATTAAATGACGCTTAATGGGTTTTTTATGCATTCCTGACATGACCATCGCAATTAACCACGATAAGGGGGCATATACAGAGAATAATAAGGCGGCAATTTTTATCTCAAACATCGTTTTTACTAGTCAAAACAGCAATTTACTTTACAAAACAGCAATTTATTTGTATTTAAAGTTGTGTAAAACAAGCCTTTGTAAAGTATTGCTATTTCGTATAAAGATATTGTTTTTTTGAACACTAGCAAATATATCTCTTTTTTATGTTTGAATTTGAAAGGGCAGATTTAAAAACTCAGAACTCCTCGCCATTGT harbors:
- a CDS encoding acyl-CoA carboxylase subunit beta; its protein translation is MSLKQKSLDLKHRMREALSGGGSKAIEKQKAGGKLTARERIIAILDPKSFHEYDLFVEHAARDFDMDKKYLAGDGVIIGTGLIYGHPVCIYAQDFTVAGGSLGYAHAKKITKIMDQAMKMKVPLIGINDSGGARIQEGVNSLAGYGEIFYRNTQSSGVIPQISVILGPCAGGAVYSPALTDFVFVVEKISKMFITGPEVIKTVLGEEISMEALGGARVHAEKTGNAHFYAESEQECFDQIKQLCTYIPWNNTKKADSFPKKPPKTRLYKIDDIMPSDPRQPYDVRHIIKSLADDSEFFEVQALWAANIVIGFARIDGQTVGIIGNQPLVLAGVLDVDSSDKAARFIRYCDAFNIPLLTLVDLPGYLPGVDQEHAGVIRHGAKILYAYSEATVPKLTVIMRKAYGGGYIAMCSHHLRADFVFAWPMAEIAVMGPEGAANIIFRNEIKNAKDPDKIRQEKIEEYKQKFANPYVAAAYGYVDAVIEPSETRKMLIHALEISSSKSVVIADKKHGVPPF
- a CDS encoding acetyl-CoA carboxylase biotin carboxyl carrier protein subunit, with the protein product MAKRKKKIKKVNAEEKFDAFYIENSVYYTRIPDSYKNRESYKPLNTKVLLAFIPGTIREMQVKVGDAVIRGNRLMILDAMKMNNEVKSFVDGKVKAIHVKDGDMVRKNQLLIEFE
- a CDS encoding AraC family transcriptional regulator produces the protein MFEIKIAALLFSVYAPLSWLIAMVMSGMHKKPIKRHLMLLMAAASFVYIMTYAKFQGHLDFYTVLFPIQALAVPLLFPLFYLYFRTITAEKVEYNWKYFIHYAMPILLSIIYLIISKIWMNDEEEKRFMINLLNGKLLEGSKFVFGYYFFGFGRLYYLLSSIFYLILISRCYSKYRVLILNIFPTDYTKELNWVKGIGFLLFGVAILNIVIHYMRNNNLASHELLIAVSYFTFGAFFYILGLYGFRQKEVYNTAEIVKTENFKEDVRILKKDIEDYLMRSKIYLNSDINIYHLCNTFKTNRTYLSAEINKQFGMNFRSLINSYRIQEAKKLITQAKEKETVSNFEQIAIDSGFNSYGSFLRVFKMMENVSPSKFYKTIEKYKRQE